From Mesotoga sp. BH458_6_3_2_1, one genomic window encodes:
- a CDS encoding ABC transporter ATP-binding protein, with the protein MENEILSVDELQVSYGVIKAVKGITLSVEEGSIVTIIGSNGAGKSTTLGAISGLIRPSGGSVSFRGININKLGAARTARRGISLVPEGRRIFSNLSVRENLLMGAYNRKDKSEVEENFEMVFSLFPVLRERLKQSGGTLSGGEQQMLAIGRSLMANPDLVMMDEPSLGLAPIVVEEVFLAIHKLNSKGVTILLVEQNAAKALEISEYAYVLETGKITLEGPAKELLESEEVRKVYLGI; encoded by the coding sequence TTGGAAAATGAAATTCTTAGCGTTGATGAACTGCAGGTCTCCTATGGAGTAATCAAGGCGGTGAAAGGAATCACCCTTTCCGTTGAAGAGGGAAGCATTGTGACGATTATCGGTTCCAATGGGGCAGGGAAGAGTACTACCTTGGGAGCTATTAGCGGATTGATTAGGCCATCCGGAGGAAGCGTTTCTTTCAGGGGTATCAACATAAATAAGCTCGGAGCCGCCAGAACTGCAAGGCGGGGAATTTCTCTCGTACCTGAGGGAAGAAGAATCTTCTCCAATTTATCAGTAAGGGAAAATCTCCTTATGGGTGCCTACAATAGAAAAGACAAATCGGAAGTAGAGGAGAATTTCGAGATGGTTTTCTCACTCTTTCCTGTGCTGAGAGAAAGACTAAAACAGTCTGGCGGGACTCTTTCCGGAGGTGAGCAGCAGATGCTCGCTATAGGGCGTAGTCTGATGGCAAATCCAGATCTCGTTATGATGGATGAGCCTTCGCTAGGTCTGGCGCCGATTGTAGTTGAAGAAGTCTTTCTAGCGATTCATAAATTGAATTCGAAAGGCGTAACTATTCTACTTGTAGAACAGAACGCAGCAAAGGCGTTGGAGATTTCTGAATACGCGTATGTCTTGGAAACAGGCAAAATTACTCTTGAGGGTCCTGCAAAGGAGCTTCTGGAGAGTGAAGAAGTTCGAAAAGTGTATCTGGGTATTTGA
- a CDS encoding glycerol-3-phosphate acyltransferase yields the protein MEILFSALFAYLIGSIPTAFLIGKIFYGFDIRKQGTGNMGASNMVAVKGWKIGILTGAIDFMKGLGTILIIKGVSPHWTYQMLFIAASFAAIGHMYPIFLKFRGGKGTATLAGGLIGLDYQVALICMVILLAFIAITDYSAPGVIAVSSVMIFLFRIFGYRWGISLLLIPIAVIMIARNLENIQRILQGEEPGLRAHVRKKKKTIQEGT from the coding sequence ATGGAAATCTTATTCTCTGCGCTCTTTGCCTATCTAATTGGATCTATTCCCACAGCATTTCTCATAGGTAAGATTTTCTATGGATTCGATATAAGAAAGCAGGGCACCGGTAATATGGGAGCCTCGAATATGGTGGCCGTAAAGGGCTGGAAGATCGGAATCCTCACCGGAGCTATCGACTTCATGAAGGGTTTGGGAACAATCTTGATTATTAAAGGCGTCTCCCCTCACTGGACCTATCAGATGCTTTTCATTGCAGCCAGCTTTGCCGCGATCGGTCATATGTATCCCATCTTCCTGAAGTTCAGGGGCGGGAAGGGAACTGCAACACTGGCCGGCGGCCTTATAGGTCTTGATTATCAAGTCGCCCTGATCTGTATGGTCATACTTCTCGCTTTTATCGCGATAACGGACTACTCGGCTCCGGGCGTTATCGCAGTCTCTTCAGTAATGATCTTCCTTTTCAGAATCTTTGGGTACAGATGGGGAATATCTCTTCTGCTGATACCCATTGCAGTGATTATGATAGCTAGAAATCTCGAGAATATCCAAAGGATTTTGCAAGGGGAAGAACCGGGACTGAGGGCGCACGTAAGAAAAAAGAAAAAGACCATACAAGAAGGGACCTGA
- a CDS encoding DUF1295 domain-containing protein produces MAYVILFNALVVVGYMSVFFVIGTAKKDNSVVDIGWGTGFVLVALFTLFVYGEFNARQIIATVLISFWGIRLTTHIFKRNWGRGEDFRYVQMREKWGEKVLIRSFLQIYMLQGLFMVIVSYSVMLINSHSGREFGFLDILGILIWVCGFAVEAIADMQLRDFVKTKKPGEIMTKGLWRYSRHPNYFGEAVQWWGVFVIALSIEGGIWAIISPITITFLLRFVSGVPYLERKYKQYPAFREYMKETNAFIPWFSRRKS; encoded by the coding sequence ATGGCGTATGTAATTCTGTTCAACGCTCTGGTAGTTGTTGGCTATATGTCGGTATTCTTTGTAATCGGGACCGCAAAGAAAGACAACTCTGTCGTCGATATAGGGTGGGGTACCGGTTTCGTTTTAGTCGCGCTCTTCACACTTTTCGTATACGGCGAATTCAATGCAAGACAGATAATTGCAACGGTACTGATCTCCTTCTGGGGAATAAGGTTGACTACCCATATATTCAAGAGAAACTGGGGCCGTGGTGAAGATTTTCGGTATGTACAGATGAGAGAGAAGTGGGGAGAGAAGGTATTGATCAGATCCTTCCTTCAAATCTATATGTTGCAGGGTCTTTTTATGGTGATTGTCTCTTACTCAGTAATGCTCATTAATAGCCATTCGGGAAGGGAATTTGGATTTTTGGACATTCTCGGAATTCTTATTTGGGTCTGCGGCTTCGCTGTCGAAGCAATAGCAGATATGCAGTTAAGGGATTTCGTAAAGACTAAGAAACCCGGAGAGATAATGACAAAGGGCTTGTGGAGATACTCTCGCCACCCTAATTATTTCGGCGAGGCCGTTCAGTGGTGGGGTGTATTCGTCATCGCTCTTTCAATTGAAGGTGGAATATGGGCAATTATAAGCCCGATAACAATAACCTTTTTATTGAGATTCGTTTCAGGAGTGCCATATCTTGAAAGGAAATACAAACAGTACCCGGCATTCAGGGAGTACATGAAGGAAACAAACGCATTTATCCCCTGGTTCTCGAGAAGGAAGTCGTGA
- a CDS encoding DAK2 domain-containing protein, whose protein sequence is MDSRSMNLLDGTMFFNAFSSGASAVIKVQNDLNKINVFPVPDGDTGTNLASTMRYILELTDVSNSIGETTRSIADAALMGARGNSGAIFAQYMHGLSTAIGNRESIDRQAFARAAQEAISYAYDAMVTPVEGTMLTVMKDWADALNAIDGSDKSLLEVIAQSNAVAQKSLEETPEKLAILKKAGVVDAGAKGFVAFIEGIKTFLSGKGVNLEDEIIPDVELRNHVHIDEGNIENRFCTEAIIEGTKLNIEGIKSIISEFGDSALVAGTESKVRIHVHTNEPAELFFKLKDFGNVTQQKVDDMEMQYRVSQKRKYPIALVVDSVCDLPKEVMDYYQIQMVPLYLNFGQSQYLDKITMKADQFYSLLDSAEDYPVSAQPGMNTFQNLYHFLGTHYDSIIAIHVSDKLSGTWNASTKAAERLKGKKISVINSRHVSGSIGLLVLKAAMMIEERRDHDEIVETIETLTNNTRIFVSVNTLKYMVKGGRVSPVLGLVGKALNLKPIVSVDREGNSKLYGKAFSKLGNMKKILGFVEELNKKCHIVSYNITHAHAHKTAKAYEDSLTKLLGKKPEYIMEVSPVVGISAGVGAVSVSILCERDTWSPDVQVK, encoded by the coding sequence ATGGACTCCAGATCAATGAATCTACTTGACGGAACCATGTTCTTCAATGCCTTTTCCTCGGGTGCCAGTGCCGTAATAAAGGTACAGAATGACCTGAACAAGATAAATGTCTTTCCTGTTCCCGACGGCGATACGGGAACAAATCTTGCTTCAACGATGCGGTATATTCTCGAGCTAACAGATGTGTCCAACTCAATCGGTGAGACGACCAGATCAATCGCTGATGCTGCTTTAATGGGAGCGAGGGGAAATTCTGGCGCGATATTCGCCCAGTATATGCATGGGCTCAGTACTGCAATAGGAAATCGAGAAAGTATTGACAGACAAGCTTTTGCAAGAGCTGCCCAAGAAGCTATATCATACGCTTATGACGCAATGGTTACTCCAGTTGAAGGGACTATGCTGACCGTTATGAAGGACTGGGCCGATGCTCTCAATGCTATTGATGGTTCAGACAAATCGCTGCTCGAAGTGATAGCTCAGTCGAACGCCGTCGCTCAGAAGTCGCTTGAAGAAACCCCTGAGAAACTAGCCATACTGAAGAAGGCCGGCGTAGTCGATGCCGGCGCAAAGGGCTTTGTTGCATTTATTGAAGGGATCAAAACCTTTCTAAGCGGCAAGGGTGTGAATCTCGAAGATGAGATAATCCCTGATGTTGAGCTAAGAAATCACGTTCACATCGACGAAGGAAACATTGAGAATAGATTCTGTACTGAAGCGATAATTGAAGGTACAAAACTAAATATCGAAGGAATTAAGTCAATCATTAGCGAATTTGGAGACTCCGCTCTTGTTGCCGGTACCGAGAGTAAAGTAAGAATCCATGTTCACACAAATGAACCGGCAGAGTTATTTTTTAAACTGAAGGACTTTGGAAATGTGACTCAGCAGAAGGTTGACGACATGGAAATGCAGTATAGAGTAAGCCAGAAACGGAAATATCCAATCGCTCTCGTCGTAGACTCTGTATGCGATTTACCAAAGGAAGTAATGGATTATTATCAGATCCAGATGGTTCCACTGTATCTCAACTTTGGTCAAAGCCAGTATCTAGACAAAATAACGATGAAGGCCGATCAATTCTATTCTTTGCTGGACTCTGCAGAGGACTACCCAGTTTCAGCGCAGCCAGGTATGAACACATTTCAGAATCTTTATCACTTTCTCGGAACACACTATGATTCAATAATAGCAATTCATGTTTCGGATAAACTAAGCGGTACATGGAATGCCAGCACAAAGGCTGCCGAGCGACTGAAGGGGAAGAAGATCAGCGTAATCAACTCCCGGCATGTATCTGGATCAATTGGTCTCCTTGTACTAAAGGCCGCAATGATGATTGAGGAACGACGGGATCATGATGAAATAGTTGAGACTATTGAAACCCTGACGAACAACACAAGGATCTTCGTCAGCGTTAACACACTGAAATACATGGTAAAGGGTGGGAGAGTCAGCCCGGTGCTTGGATTGGTAGGAAAGGCCCTTAATTTGAAACCTATAGTATCTGTGGATAGAGAAGGCAATTCAAAACTTTACGGAAAGGCCTTCAGCAAACTTGGAAACATGAAGAAGATACTTGGCTTTGTTGAAGAGTTGAACAAGAAGTGCCATATCGTCTCCTACAACATAACTCATGCTCATGCTCACAAGACTGCAAAGGCTTATGAAGATAGCCTGACCAAGCTACTCGGAAAGAAACCCGAGTACATAATGGAGGTATCTCCAGTAGTCGGCATAAGCGCAGGAGTAGGGGCAGTAAGCGTCTCCATTCTTTGCGAAAGAGATACGTGGTCACCAGACGTTCAAGTCAAATGA